In Pelmatolapia mariae isolate MD_Pm_ZW linkage group LG13, Pm_UMD_F_2, whole genome shotgun sequence, a genomic segment contains:
- the LOC134640419 gene encoding peroxisomal N(1)-acetyl-spermine/spermidine oxidase-like → MATSEDPTIVIIGCGVSGIAAAHRLVKAGYHVRILEATGRSGGRIKTATLGNTITEIGAAYIHGPSEENPLFCLARDYGLLPPEALNPENQAVDVDEDPPLVPNWFSSSGERLSAESMEPAEELFREILDNTSQFQNLKNTSWKSVGHFMRTTAQNQAAGRWKDEDEATRQLLLSAFSTMLKFECCGSATHSMDDIDLAGFSMYKSLPGVDCTLPRGFERLIENLMSELPSDLVTYNCPVRCVHWSNTESDLSPVTVECENGERIAADHVIVTVPLGYLKKHHSTLFYPPLPAHKLKSIETLGFGTCDKIFVEFESPWWDDDCDIIYLVWEDEETVSDQVSDVSKSWIRKLVSFTVHKPSKTGSHVLCGWICGHEAEYMETLPEEEVRESITKLVRTFTGNGTITPKRILCSRWFTDPWTYGSYCHTAIGCTAKDLKNMMEPLPSQETPSQPLQVLFAGEATHPCFYSTVHGAIITGWREADRLITHYLASVSP, encoded by the exons ATGGCGACGAGTGAGGACCCAACGATAGTTATAATAGGATGTGGAGTATCGGGTATAGCAGCGGCTCACCGGCTTGTCAAAGCTGGATATCATGTGCGGATACTTGAGGCGACTGGAAGAAGCGGGGGACGAATAAAAACAGCAACTCTGG GTAACACTATTACAGAGATAGGTGCGGCTTACATCCATGGCCCATCTGAGGAGAACCCATTGTTTTGTCTGGCTCGTGACTATGGCCTCTTGCCTCCAGAAGCCCTCAATCCAGAGAACCAGGCCGTAGACGTGGATGAAGATCCTCCCTTGGTCCCCAACTGGTTCAGCAGTTCAG GTGAGAGGCTGAGTGCAGAAAGCATGGAACCAGCTGAGGAGCTGTTTCGTGAGATTTTGGATAACACTTCACAATTTCAAAATCTCAAAAACACATCCTGGAAGAGTGTAGGACATTTCATGCGAACAACG GCGCAGAACCAAGCAGCAGGAAGGTGGAAAGATGAGGATGAAGCCACTAGGCAGCTGCTTCTCTCTGCCTTCAGTACTATGCTGAAGTTTGAGTGCTGTGGAAGTGCGACTCATAGCATGGATGACATAGACCTGGCAGGGTTTTCTATGTATAAGAGCCTACCTGGCGTGGACTGCACGCTTCCAAG AGGATTTGAGCGCCTAATCGAGAACTTGATGTCTGAACTCCCCTCTGATTTAGTGACCTACAATTGCCCTGTGCGCTGTGTCCACTGGAGCAACACAGAGAGTGACTTAAGTCCTGTGACGGTTGAATGTGAGAATGGGGAGAGGATTGCAGCTGATCACGTTATTGTCACTGTGCCTTTAG GATATCTGAAGAAGCACCACTCCACTCTGTTCTACCCTCCTCTCCCGGCCCACAAGCTGAAGTCGATCGAGACACTAGGATTTGGAACATGTGACAAAATATTTGTGGAGTTTGAATCGCCGTGGTGGGATGATGACTGTGACATCATCTACCTCGTGTGGGAAGACGAG GAGACTGTGTCAGACCAAGTGTCTGATGTGAGTAAATCCTGGATAAGGAAGTTGGTGTCATTCACTGTGCATAAACCTTCTAAAAC GGGTAGCCATGTTCTCTGTGGCTGGATTTGTGGTCATGAGGCAGAGTATATGGAGACACTTCCTGAGGAGGAAGTGAGAGAATCAATCACAAAGCTCGTCCGTACATTCACAG GAAACGGTACCATCACACCAAAGAGAATCCTGTGTTCCCGGTGGTTCACTGATCCCTGGACATACGGTTCCTACTGTCACACAGCCATAGGCTGTACAGCCAAGGACCTGAAGAACATGATGGAACCTCTGCCTTCACAGGAAACTCCGTCACAG